A single region of the Microbulbifer sp. MKSA007 genome encodes:
- the prfA gene encoding peptide chain release factor 1 — translation MKESLLNKLETLLERHEEVSALLGDADVIADQDQFRDLSREYSELEEVVKCYGAYKQLQEDMVAAREMLGEDDPEMREMAQEELREAEGQVEPLERELQTLLLPRDPNDRKNVFLEIRAGTGGDEAAIFSGDLFRMYSRYAEKQGWRIEIVSENLGEHGGYKEIITRVAGEDVYAKLKFESGAHRVQRVPETESQGRIHTSACTVAVMPEPDERDAIEINKADLRVDTYRASGAGGQHVNKTDSAVRLTHIPTGIVVECQDERSQHKNKAKAMALLQAKLNTAQETAAAQEISDARRSLVGSGDRSERIRTYNYPQGRVTDHRIGLTLYKLDEIMQGSLGEVIGPLRTEYQADQLAALAQ, via the coding sequence ATGAAAGAATCGTTACTGAATAAACTGGAAACCCTGCTTGAGCGCCATGAGGAAGTATCTGCGCTGTTGGGCGACGCCGACGTAATTGCTGATCAGGATCAATTCCGCGATCTTTCCCGCGAGTATTCTGAGCTGGAAGAAGTGGTTAAATGCTACGGCGCTTACAAACAGTTGCAGGAAGATATGGTCGCGGCTCGGGAGATGCTGGGGGAAGATGACCCGGAAATGCGCGAAATGGCTCAGGAAGAGCTGCGCGAGGCTGAAGGTCAAGTGGAGCCGCTGGAGCGAGAGCTACAGACTTTGCTGTTGCCGCGCGATCCTAACGACAGAAAAAATGTCTTTCTGGAAATTCGCGCAGGAACCGGTGGTGATGAAGCAGCTATTTTCTCCGGTGATCTGTTCCGCATGTACTCTCGCTATGCGGAGAAGCAGGGATGGCGAATAGAAATTGTCAGCGAAAATCTCGGTGAGCACGGCGGTTACAAGGAAATTATCACTCGCGTCGCCGGTGAAGATGTCTACGCAAAATTAAAATTTGAGTCCGGTGCGCACCGGGTACAAAGGGTTCCTGAAACAGAATCCCAGGGTCGTATTCACACTTCGGCTTGTACGGTCGCGGTGATGCCGGAGCCGGATGAGCGCGATGCGATTGAAATTAATAAAGCGGATTTGCGTGTGGATACCTACCGTGCATCCGGTGCCGGTGGTCAGCACGTTAACAAAACCGATTCCGCTGTGCGCTTAACCCATATTCCCACGGGGATTGTGGTGGAGTGTCAGGACGAGCGCTCCCAGCACAAAAACAAAGCCAAGGCGATGGCACTGTTGCAAGCGAAGCTCAATACTGCGCAGGAAACGGCGGCGGCCCAGGAAATTTCCGATGCCCGCCGCAGCCTGGTGGGCAGCGGTGATCGCTCTGAGCGAATCCGTACCTACAACTATCCCCAGGGCCGGGTTACCGATCACCGTATCGGCCTCACTCTCTATAAACTCGATGAGATTATGCAGGGGTCTCTGGGGGAGGTGATCGGGCCATTGCGCACGGAATACCAGGCCGATCAGTTGGCAGCCCTGGCCCAATAA
- the rhlB gene encoding ATP-dependent RNA helicase RhlB — MIGKLFRRSSSKEDKGSRRGEESSGRRKEGQEPSGKAAKGRTKSAPAEGKSRKSGGRGAQKGRQRSRKPKAPAAALWSLDEFQVPEQEGKVRFHDLGLPNELMRAIHDLGFQYCSPIQGRSLPHTLNGHDLVGKAQTGTGKTAAFLITVIDDLLKHPFEGERYAGEARSLIIAPTRELVMQIADDAKALCKHTELEIHTLVGGMDYDKQQRNLNERLVDILVATPGRLLDFVSNRDCFLDQVEVLVIDEADRMLDMGFIPQVRRIVRQTPRKTHRQTMFFSATFTPEVDDLVEQWTDDPVVVEIEPERVATDTVEQHVYLSASEEKYTLLYNIVQREEVDSLIVFANRRDQCRRLHEQLLAHGISAGLLSGEVAQNKRVRTLDDFKSGKTKVLVATDVAGRGIHIDGISHVVNFTLPEEPEDYVHRIGRTGRAGKTGTSISFACEDDAMRLEPIEQLLGGKLKCEVPPEELLVEPPKVKVQRSHGDRDGRRGGSGGHRRPRRH; from the coding sequence TTGATAGGAAAGTTGTTCCGCCGTTCCTCCTCCAAAGAGGATAAGGGCTCCCGCCGGGGAGAAGAAAGCTCAGGGCGCCGTAAAGAAGGGCAAGAACCTTCTGGTAAGGCTGCCAAGGGACGCACAAAGTCCGCACCGGCGGAGGGGAAGTCGCGAAAGAGCGGCGGCCGTGGCGCCCAGAAAGGGCGCCAGCGCAGCAGAAAACCGAAAGCTCCGGCAGCTGCGCTTTGGTCACTGGATGAATTCCAAGTTCCAGAACAGGAGGGCAAGGTCCGCTTCCACGACCTGGGACTGCCCAATGAGCTGATGCGCGCTATCCACGACCTGGGTTTCCAGTATTGCTCGCCAATTCAGGGTCGTTCCCTTCCCCACACCCTCAATGGCCACGACCTGGTGGGTAAGGCACAAACCGGTACCGGTAAGACAGCGGCCTTCCTGATCACAGTGATTGACGATCTGCTCAAGCACCCGTTTGAAGGTGAGCGCTATGCCGGCGAAGCCCGCTCCCTGATTATCGCTCCGACCCGTGAGCTAGTAATGCAGATTGCCGATGATGCCAAGGCACTGTGTAAACACACCGAGCTGGAAATTCATACCCTGGTGGGCGGTATGGATTATGACAAGCAGCAGAGAAACCTGAATGAGCGGCTGGTGGATATCCTGGTGGCGACGCCGGGTCGCCTGCTGGACTTTGTCAGCAATCGGGATTGCTTCCTGGATCAGGTGGAAGTCCTGGTGATCGATGAGGCGGATCGCATGTTGGATATGGGCTTTATCCCCCAAGTGCGCCGTATTGTTCGTCAGACGCCGCGTAAAACCCATCGCCAAACTATGTTCTTCTCCGCCACATTTACTCCCGAAGTGGATGATCTGGTGGAGCAGTGGACGGATGATCCGGTAGTTGTGGAGATTGAGCCGGAGAGGGTTGCCACGGATACCGTAGAGCAGCATGTCTACCTGTCCGCCAGCGAAGAAAAGTACACCTTGCTTTACAACATTGTGCAGCGGGAAGAGGTGGATAGCCTGATTGTATTTGCCAACCGCCGCGACCAATGCCGCCGCTTACACGAGCAGCTTCTTGCTCACGGCATTTCTGCGGGCCTGCTGTCCGGTGAAGTGGCACAAAATAAGCGGGTTCGCACCCTTGATGACTTTAAGTCTGGCAAAACTAAAGTGCTGGTAGCTACTGATGTCGCCGGGCGTGGTATTCATATCGACGGTATCAGCCATGTGGTGAATTTTACCTTGCCTGAAGAGCCGGAGGATTACGTTCACCGCATTGGCCGAACTGGTCGGGCGGGTAAAACGGGCACCTCTATCAGTTTCGCCTGTGAAGATGATGCCATGCGCCTGGAACCTATTGAGCAGTTGCTCGGGGGCAAGCTCAAGTGCGAAGTGCCGCCAGAAGAGCTTTTGGTTGAACCGCCCAAGGTGAAAGTTCAGCGCAGTCACGGCGATCGCGATGGGCGTCGCGGTGGCTCTGGTGGTCATCGTCGTCCACGTCGGCACTGA
- a CDS encoding DoxX family protein: MSGAMNSLSGWYNCFVHYVRKIDWLGPLLLRIYLAPIFILAGMNKMNNIEDVAAWFGNPDWGLGLPAPMLMAWIAALVEFFGGIAILLGVATRLVAIPLMFVMAVAAFTAHWENGWSALPDKTLSVPWEWRKDLIDEASVRKEKIVGLLKEHGNYEWLVETGGVTILKNGIEFAATYFIMLLALFCSGAGRFFSVDYWLCRHYSGPSAT, translated from the coding sequence ATGAGTGGAGCTATGAATAGCCTGAGCGGTTGGTACAACTGCTTTGTACATTATGTACGCAAAATAGACTGGCTGGGGCCATTATTACTACGGATTTATTTGGCGCCAATTTTTATCCTGGCCGGTATGAATAAGATGAATAACATCGAAGATGTCGCTGCCTGGTTTGGCAATCCCGATTGGGGCTTGGGGCTTCCAGCGCCGATGTTGATGGCGTGGATAGCTGCCTTGGTGGAATTCTTTGGTGGTATCGCCATCTTGCTGGGCGTAGCGACTCGGTTGGTAGCGATTCCCCTGATGTTTGTGATGGCAGTGGCAGCATTTACGGCCCACTGGGAGAACGGTTGGTCAGCGTTACCGGATAAAACACTGAGTGTGCCCTGGGAATGGCGCAAGGACCTTATTGACGAAGCCTCGGTGCGTAAAGAGAAGATTGTCGGCTTGCTCAAGGAGCACGGCAACTATGAGTGGTTGGTGGAAACTGGAGGAGTGACCATCCTGAAAAATGGTATTGAGTTCGCTGCTACCTACTTCATTATGCTGCTAGCGCTATTTTGTAGTGGGGCAGGGCGGTTTTTCAGTGTGGATTACTGGCTGTGCCGTCACTATAGCGGGCCGAGTGCCACCTAG
- the cysZ gene encoding sulfate transporter CysZ: MTSNPVHGIDALVRGIHLITRRELRPFILVPLLINLVLFIIISSIMISQLGGLTDYISSLLSHTPVNTENMPWWEAIMAKGAAWTASAFRWLAWIIALIVLFLFFLAYGYLFSVITNIIAAPFNGLLAEKVEELLTGKAPPAEPIMQMVWRTLGRELRKLGYFIFWGLIVFIIATITSWTIIIPAVLTAVWGAWCMAIQYVDYPLDNHQRPFDELKTVLRRRKLTSLTFGGAVMLAKMVPILNIFIMPAAVAGGTALWIERLRIEGDPGTQTPVLQ; encoded by the coding sequence ATGACTTCAAATCCCGTTCACGGTATCGACGCATTGGTGCGCGGTATCCACTTGATTACCCGGCGTGAGTTACGCCCATTTATCCTGGTGCCATTACTAATAAATCTGGTGCTGTTTATTATTATCAGTAGCATAATGATTTCACAGCTCGGAGGGCTTACCGATTATATAAGTAGCCTGCTTTCCCACACGCCGGTAAATACGGAGAATATGCCCTGGTGGGAAGCCATTATGGCCAAGGGTGCAGCATGGACCGCCAGTGCTTTTCGCTGGCTCGCCTGGATCATTGCACTAATAGTGCTTTTCTTATTCTTCCTCGCCTACGGCTATTTATTTAGCGTTATCACCAACATTATTGCCGCCCCCTTTAATGGATTGCTCGCTGAGAAAGTAGAGGAATTGCTAACCGGTAAAGCTCCTCCTGCCGAACCGATAATGCAAATGGTATGGCGTACCCTGGGCCGGGAATTGCGCAAGCTGGGTTACTTTATATTTTGGGGTTTGATCGTATTTATAATTGCCACCATCACCAGCTGGACCATTATTATCCCCGCAGTGCTCACCGCAGTTTGGGGCGCTTGGTGTATGGCTATTCAATACGTTGACTACCCACTGGATAACCACCAGCGGCCATTCGATGAATTAAAAACGGTACTGCGCCGCCGTAAACTCACTAGCCTTACCTTTGGCGGGGCCGTGATGCTCGCAAAGATGGTACCAATTTTAAATATCTTTATTATGCCTGCGGCAGTTGCTGGCGGTACGGCTCTGTGGATTGAAAGATTGCGTATCGAGGGGGATCCGGGAACTCAAACTCCAGTACTTCAGTAA
- a CDS encoding alpha/beta fold hydrolase yields MGKTYVLVHGLFHGGWCWSRVANLLQRNGHRVFTPTHSGLGERKHLLSPSVGLDTFIQDLINTILWEELQQVTLVGHSFGGMAATGAADALPERVHRLIYLDGAVPEPGRPFSRQLPSGIEEQRLKQAQNIDGTLCIMPPPPEDLGITHPDDIRWLNRRMTPHPIKTLLDPIHLQRPPEQGPPCTFIHCTQPEYPPAIYSSRKAKRISGWVYREAAINHDCIINKAEIVAKLLEESP; encoded by the coding sequence GTGGGGAAAACTTACGTACTGGTCCACGGGCTATTTCATGGAGGCTGGTGCTGGAGCAGGGTCGCCAACCTCCTGCAGCGTAATGGGCATCGAGTATTCACCCCCACCCACAGTGGTCTGGGGGAGCGTAAACACCTACTCTCACCCTCCGTTGGCCTGGATACTTTTATCCAAGACCTGATCAATACAATCCTTTGGGAGGAGTTGCAGCAAGTCACCCTTGTGGGCCACAGCTTTGGGGGAATGGCCGCAACCGGTGCCGCCGACGCTCTACCCGAGCGGGTACACCGATTAATCTACCTGGATGGCGCTGTTCCTGAGCCGGGGCGTCCATTTAGTAGACAGCTCCCCAGCGGTATAGAGGAGCAGCGACTAAAACAAGCGCAGAATATTGACGGCACTCTGTGCATTATGCCGCCGCCACCAGAAGACCTGGGGATAACCCACCCCGATGATATTCGCTGGCTAAACCGCCGTATGACCCCACATCCCATCAAAACACTACTGGACCCGATTCATTTGCAACGCCCCCCAGAACAGGGCCCTCCATGCACTTTTATTCACTGTACCCAACCCGAGTACCCGCCAGCCATCTACAGTAGCCGCAAAGCAAAGCGGATAAGCGGGTGGGTTTATCGGGAGGCAGCAATAAACCACGACTGCATCATTAATAAGGCAGAAATTGTGGCCAAACTACTTGAGGAAAGTCCGTAA
- a CDS encoding PA4642 family protein → MSLKKDKQKVLGEVFDEERIAGFLIGEAPAGVNRDFHLLERAYRSMKAESFATFVKLFLAEGMDLNSPGPDGKTLLARIAEHRQGAEYSEILKTAGAN, encoded by the coding sequence TTGAGCCTGAAAAAAGACAAACAGAAAGTACTCGGAGAAGTTTTTGACGAGGAGCGTATTGCTGGATTCTTGATTGGTGAAGCCCCCGCAGGCGTAAACCGGGATTTTCACCTGCTCGAGCGCGCCTATCGAAGCATGAAAGCAGAGAGTTTTGCCACATTTGTTAAGTTGTTTCTCGCTGAAGGCATGGATCTGAACAGCCCTGGCCCCGATGGAAAAACCCTGCTGGCACGTATTGCCGAACACCGCCAGGGCGCAGAATATAGCGAGATTTTAAAAACCGCTGGCGCCAACTGA
- a CDS encoding cation diffusion facilitator family transporter, with product MHDHVHHRTGNGALRPLIIALVLTLSFSIVEAIGGWLSGSLALLGDAAHMLTDTFALALGAIAAVLAKKPADRELSFGWGRAEVLAAVTNGLIMLLIVVGISFMAIDRLRNPQPVHGSTVMLIAAMGLLINILAAWVLLKGERTLNIRGALLHVMGDMLGSVAALASGAVIYFTGWVPIDPLLSLLICLLILVSCVRLLRDAIDVLMERVPRELSLPVVGETLAAVTGVRSVHDLHIWRLDSSTISLSAHIVVDDLQAWPSVLERLRETLVKRFDIDHITLQPEPLAMPEVTVIDKVSD from the coding sequence ATGCATGATCATGTCCACCACCGAACCGGCAATGGGGCTTTGCGCCCATTAATTATTGCACTGGTTCTCACTCTCAGTTTTTCCATAGTTGAAGCCATAGGTGGTTGGCTATCTGGCTCCCTGGCATTGCTCGGCGATGCTGCCCATATGCTTACCGATACTTTTGCCTTGGCACTGGGGGCTATTGCCGCAGTACTGGCGAAAAAACCCGCTGATCGGGAATTGTCGTTTGGCTGGGGGCGAGCGGAGGTCTTAGCTGCGGTAACCAACGGCCTGATTATGCTTCTGATCGTGGTCGGTATTTCTTTTATGGCCATTGATAGGTTGCGCAATCCCCAGCCGGTGCATGGCAGTACGGTGATGTTGATTGCAGCCATGGGGTTGCTGATTAATATTCTGGCGGCCTGGGTTTTATTAAAAGGCGAGCGCACGCTCAATATTCGCGGTGCGCTTTTGCATGTGATGGGCGATATGCTGGGCTCTGTCGCGGCACTGGCTTCCGGAGCTGTGATTTATTTTACCGGTTGGGTACCCATCGACCCCCTGCTTTCACTGCTTATTTGCCTGTTAATCCTGGTTTCCTGCGTGCGACTGCTCAGGGATGCGATCGATGTATTGATGGAGCGGGTACCCAGGGAATTGAGCCTTCCGGTTGTGGGCGAGACACTGGCGGCGGTAACCGGGGTGCGCTCTGTGCACGATCTCCATATTTGGCGCTTGGATTCCAGCACTATTTCACTGTCGGCCCATATTGTGGTGGATGACTTACAGGCTTGGCCCAGCGTACTGGAGCGCTTGCGGGAAACCCTGGTCAAGCGCTTCGATATCGATCATATCACCCTTCAACCGGAACCTTTGGCAATGCCCGAAGTGACGGTGATCGATAAAGTCAGTGATTAA
- a CDS encoding MATE family efflux transporter: protein MSKLAQTPEPSIETSNKSSGFSLFKLYRNATKTELSHLTTLGGPLVVSNLAVVSMGVVDTLVAGRAGEVSLAGLALGASIWAVCAVTLIGLLAAISPVVAHLRGGRDEAGCARQLHQALWIALIGGILVFSALLAVPIWSHWIDTEEPVRKVMEGYVLALTVGTLPFALGTALRGYCEGMGQVRPVMRIYITAAILNIPLDILLVFGAGPIPAMGGAGCGWATAAVSCLIALALFWHANTDPVYHKLKLRMLPPRPHWSTLRHLLAVGLPICVGAASEVTFFASLTILLAPYGAAIVAAHQIGMNVGSIFYLVALALAQALSIRTAQLLGQGRPKRARFCGKVGISSGLIYALGTGVLLITLRTLFVQAYTSNEEIIAVATNLLLLCAAFQLVDVTQAMTWGALRGYKDTSAPMFIQLFSYWLVGLSTAYWLGESFWGVYGYWTGVCIGLGTASILLGIRFWRTSRKAIERTYGYA from the coding sequence TTGTCAAAATTAGCCCAGACCCCAGAACCCTCTATCGAGACCAGTAACAAGAGCTCAGGTTTTTCTTTGTTCAAGCTTTACCGAAATGCCACTAAAACCGAACTGTCGCACCTAACCACCTTGGGAGGCCCCCTGGTGGTCAGTAACCTGGCTGTGGTGAGCATGGGAGTTGTCGATACTCTGGTAGCAGGACGCGCTGGAGAAGTAAGTCTCGCCGGGCTCGCCTTGGGAGCCAGTATTTGGGCTGTTTGCGCAGTGACACTAATCGGCCTGCTCGCTGCTATCTCCCCGGTTGTTGCACACTTGCGCGGTGGTCGCGATGAAGCCGGCTGCGCCAGGCAATTACACCAGGCGCTGTGGATCGCACTGATCGGTGGCATTCTGGTGTTTTCCGCCCTGCTTGCGGTTCCTATCTGGAGTCACTGGATAGACACGGAAGAGCCGGTTCGCAAAGTGATGGAGGGCTATGTACTGGCCCTGACTGTCGGCACCCTGCCTTTTGCACTCGGCACGGCGTTGCGCGGTTACTGTGAGGGTATGGGACAAGTGCGCCCGGTAATGCGTATCTATATCACTGCCGCTATTTTAAATATTCCCCTGGATATTCTTTTGGTATTTGGTGCCGGCCCCATACCGGCAATGGGAGGAGCGGGATGTGGGTGGGCTACCGCAGCGGTCAGCTGCCTGATCGCACTGGCACTCTTCTGGCACGCGAACACTGATCCGGTCTACCACAAGCTAAAACTTAGGATGTTACCGCCTCGCCCCCACTGGTCAACCCTGCGCCACTTACTCGCAGTTGGCCTGCCAATTTGTGTGGGTGCGGCCAGTGAAGTTACTTTTTTTGCCAGTCTTACCATTTTGCTTGCCCCCTATGGCGCAGCCATTGTCGCCGCCCATCAGATCGGCATGAATGTGGGCTCAATTTTTTACTTGGTCGCACTCGCACTGGCCCAGGCCCTGAGTATCCGCACCGCCCAACTACTCGGTCAGGGACGGCCAAAGCGCGCGCGCTTCTGTGGCAAAGTGGGCATCAGTAGCGGGCTAATCTACGCACTGGGCACCGGTGTACTTTTGATTACCCTGCGCACCCTGTTTGTTCAGGCCTACACCAGCAATGAAGAAATTATCGCGGTGGCCACCAACCTGCTATTGCTGTGTGCCGCATTCCAGCTGGTGGATGTCACCCAGGCAATGACCTGGGGCGCACTGCGCGGATATAAGGACACCAGTGCGCCCATGTTTATACAGCTATTTTCCTACTGGCTGGTGGGGCTTTCTACCGCCTACTGGCTGGGAGAGAGCTTCTGGGGGGTATACGGTTATTGGACCGGTGTCTGTATCGGCTTGGGAACGGCTTCAATCCTGCTGGGAATTCGCTTTTGGCGAACCAGCCGCAAAGCCATCGAGCGAACCTACGGATACGCGTAA
- a CDS encoding succinylglutamate desuccinylase/aspartoacylase family protein yields the protein MIPRQSSRRTRHLLSLALLLSSTQALSADDSTGEETEAVPQAANMQLDQPVITELGPPTNAAPTEEQSQSTDAGSEEISLPQAENLELDQPIQELDKPAAPTETAPTADKETETVKPQPELPEPGTISLVPGETAKPLRLLGSEVPPATSTRLAWSPSQHFEGVYSPTAVLVVNGAKPGPVLCLTAAVHGDELNGVETVRRVMYDLDADHLSGAVIGVPIVNLQGFHRGSRYLTDRRDLNRHFPGDPNGSSASRIANSFFHEVISHCNAVVDLHTGSFYRTNLPQLRGDLTNPKVVKMTQGFGSTVVLHSAGAKGTLRRAAVEAGIPTVTLEAGAPMVLDELSVSHSVKGIRTLLNQLGMVSKFRLWGDPEPVYYTSTWQRTSTGGVIFSEVQLGEFVRKGDLLGTVTNPITNVRTEIRSEHNGRILGMALNQVVQPGFAAYHIGIQAPQEQISQPQEVVAEESVADKSESKVPATPENRQPPTEGEE from the coding sequence ATGATCCCGCGCCAATCCTCCCGAAGGACCCGACACCTGCTAAGCCTGGCTTTACTGCTTTCATCCACCCAGGCCCTGAGCGCCGATGACAGCACTGGCGAAGAGACAGAAGCGGTCCCCCAGGCTGCCAATATGCAGCTGGACCAACCGGTGATCACAGAGCTGGGGCCACCCACCAACGCTGCCCCTACTGAAGAGCAATCCCAGTCGACAGATGCTGGTTCTGAAGAAATTTCCCTGCCCCAAGCGGAAAATCTGGAGCTGGACCAACCTATTCAGGAACTGGATAAACCGGCAGCTCCCACCGAGACTGCTCCCACTGCCGATAAAGAAACTGAAACAGTTAAACCTCAACCCGAATTACCGGAGCCCGGCACCATTTCCCTGGTTCCGGGCGAGACGGCCAAGCCTCTGCGATTATTAGGCTCAGAGGTTCCCCCTGCGACCTCTACACGCCTGGCCTGGTCTCCCAGCCAACACTTTGAAGGGGTCTATAGCCCCACCGCTGTATTGGTGGTTAACGGCGCCAAGCCAGGGCCGGTTCTCTGCCTTACTGCGGCGGTGCACGGTGATGAGTTGAACGGTGTGGAAACTGTGCGGCGGGTTATGTACGACCTGGATGCAGACCATTTGAGCGGTGCGGTAATTGGCGTACCCATCGTCAATCTGCAAGGCTTCCATCGAGGCTCCCGCTACCTGACTGATCGACGCGACCTGAACCGGCACTTCCCCGGCGATCCCAATGGCTCTTCGGCTTCGCGAATTGCCAATTCATTTTTCCACGAAGTGATCAGCCACTGTAACGCCGTGGTGGACTTACATACGGGTTCTTTTTATCGCACCAACTTGCCACAGTTGCGCGGCGACTTAACCAATCCCAAGGTAGTGAAAATGACCCAGGGTTTTGGCTCCACTGTGGTGCTGCACAGCGCCGGAGCCAAGGGTACCCTGCGCCGCGCCGCTGTGGAGGCAGGTATCCCCACCGTCACTCTGGAAGCCGGAGCACCCATGGTGCTGGATGAGCTATCGGTAAGTCACAGTGTGAAAGGTATACGCACTCTGCTCAACCAGCTGGGTATGGTGAGTAAATTCCGCCTCTGGGGCGATCCCGAACCGGTTTACTACACCTCCACCTGGCAGCGGACATCGACTGGCGGGGTTATCTTTAGTGAAGTCCAGCTCGGCGAGTTTGTGCGTAAAGGCGACTTACTGGGAACAGTAACCAACCCTATTACCAATGTACGCACAGAAATTCGCTCCGAGCACAACGGCCGCATTCTCGGCATGGCATTAAACCAGGTCGTGCAACCGGGGTTTGCCGCCTACCATATCGGTATCCAGGCTCCCCAGGAACAAATCAGCCAGCCCCAGGAAGTAGTAGCGGAAGAATCGGTCGCTGACAAATCAGAGAGTAAAGTACCAGCCACCCCAGAAAACCGCCAGCCGCCGACAGAAGGTGAGGAGTAA
- the prmC gene encoding peptide chain release factor N(5)-glutamine methyltransferase, which translates to MTSVKENIARCAQLTDSDSARLDAELLLGSVLGRERTWLYTWPEYELSEAEQVRYEQLLQRRQAGEPVAHLIGEREFWSLSLKVDSSTLIPRPDTELLVETALEFFPQGRLRALDLGTGTGAIALALASERPGWEIIAAEKSPAAVALAEENRRSLKLQNVQVIQSDWFSSLEPQPFSLIVSNPPYIDASDPHLVQGDVRFEPRTALVAERQGLADIEHIATTASDYLENDGWLMVEHGWQQAESVRDIFSAAGLNIVSSRRDYSGWERITLGQK; encoded by the coding sequence ATGACCAGCGTCAAGGAAAATATCGCACGCTGCGCCCAATTAACCGATAGCGACAGCGCGCGCCTGGATGCAGAGCTTCTGCTCGGCAGTGTGTTGGGGCGCGAGCGCACCTGGCTCTATACCTGGCCGGAATACGAATTGAGTGAAGCTGAGCAAGTGCGCTATGAGCAGTTGCTCCAGCGCCGGCAAGCGGGAGAGCCGGTGGCACACCTTATCGGTGAGCGCGAATTTTGGTCCCTATCGCTAAAGGTGGATTCCTCCACTCTGATCCCCCGCCCGGACACTGAATTGTTGGTGGAGACCGCGCTGGAGTTTTTCCCCCAGGGCAGGTTGCGAGCACTGGACCTGGGCACTGGCACTGGTGCTATTGCACTGGCTCTGGCGTCGGAGCGACCGGGATGGGAAATTATTGCAGCGGAGAAATCACCCGCTGCGGTAGCACTGGCAGAGGAAAACCGGCGCTCCCTCAAGTTGCAAAATGTGCAAGTTATCCAGAGCGATTGGTTTTCTAGTTTGGAGCCACAGCCGTTTTCCCTGATCGTCAGCAACCCTCCCTATATCGATGCATCTGACCCGCACTTGGTGCAGGGCGATGTGCGCTTTGAGCCCCGCACTGCGTTGGTGGCAGAGCGACAGGGTTTGGCAGATATTGAGCATATCGCCACAACCGCTAGTGATTACCTGGAAAACGATGGCTGGCTAATGGTGGAGCACGGTTGGCAGCAAGCCGAGAGCGTGCGGGATATTTTTTCTGCGGCGGGATTGAATATAGTTTCAAGTCGCAGGGATTATTCCGGTTGGGAGCGAATTACCTTAGGGCAAAAATAG